In Poecilia reticulata strain Guanapo linkage group LG1, Guppy_female_1.0+MT, whole genome shotgun sequence, one genomic interval encodes:
- the LOC103465832 gene encoding metal transporter CNNM2 isoform X1, whose translation MKFEAGPFSFYGMMALTAPPVPLSLSRTFTVSRAESLAGSPENKSPPRSFGLNHSDSLNRSDRIEAITPTLGNSNNQLNSLLHMYVPDYSVRARSDLRYIKVTRQQYHNAVMASRMDKTPQSTDSELTKIELTLTEFHDGVETPAIVTTTASTTSTSPAVAVATANETSHLLTPQHNCVGQNLGLSWSNHSAHNEGPM comes from the exons TGCCGTTGTCTCTGTCTCGTACATTCACCGTCAGTAGGGCAGAATCATTAGCGGGATCTCCAG AGAACAAGTCTCCTCCACGCTCATTTGGCCTGAACCACTCAGACTCCCTGAACAGGAGTGATCGCATAGAGGCCATCACGCCAACGCTGGGCAACAGCAACAACCAGCTCAACTCCTTGCTTCATATGTACGTCCCCGATTACTCTGTCAGAGCGAGGTCGGACCTGCGGTACATCAAG GTAACGCGCCAGCAGTACCACAATGCCGTGATGGCGTCACGGATGGACAAGACGCCCCAGTCCACGGACAGCGAGCTCACCAAGATCGAGCTCACGCTGACGGAGTTTCACGACGGCGTGGAGACCCCGGCCATCGTCACCACCACGGCCAGCACCACGAGCACCTCCCCCGCCGTGGCCGTCGCCACGGCCAATGAGACGTCCCACCTGCTGACCCCGCAGCATAACTGTGTGGGCCAGAACCTGGGCCTGAGCTGGAGCAACCACAGCGCCCACAATGAGGGACCCATGTAG